From Echinicola soli, a single genomic window includes:
- a CDS encoding succinate dehydrogenase cytochrome b subunit, producing the protein MSWVTKTFTSTLGRKLLMALTGLFLIVFLIGHVSGNMLLFKDDGGQAFNEYAKFMTTNPAVKILSYLTYISILAHVVYAIILSAKNKKARPVGYSESKANTNSSWNSRNMGVLGTIILIFIVVHLQNFWAQMHWGGIPMVNYESGEFKDLYAVVYGAFANIGLVALYVVAMAFLGFHLNHGFASAFQTLGLNHKKYTPAIKFIGAAFSIIVPALFASMPIYIYFSTLN; encoded by the coding sequence ATGAGTTGGGTAACCAAAACCTTTACTAGCACTTTGGGACGAAAGTTGCTAATGGCCCTGACAGGCTTGTTCCTGATAGTATTCCTCATTGGGCACGTCTCGGGAAACATGTTATTATTCAAGGACGATGGCGGTCAGGCGTTTAATGAATACGCCAAATTTATGACAACAAACCCCGCGGTGAAAATACTTTCTTACCTGACTTACATTTCCATTCTTGCACACGTGGTTTATGCCATTATTCTTTCCGCTAAAAACAAGAAGGCAAGACCAGTAGGCTATTCTGAAAGCAAAGCAAATACGAACAGTTCTTGGAACTCCAGAAACATGGGCGTGTTAGGTACGATCATTTTGATCTTTATCGTAGTACACCTGCAAAATTTCTGGGCACAAATGCACTGGGGTGGCATCCCGATGGTGAATTATGAATCAGGTGAATTTAAAGACCTTTATGCTGTAGTTTACGGTGCTTTCGCCAATATTGGTCTTGTGGCCCTGTATGTGGTGGCGATGGCCTTCTTAGGTTTTCACCTGAACCATGGTTTTGCCAGTGCCTTTCAGACCCTAGGGCTTAATCACAAAAAATATACACCTGCGATCAAGTTTATAGGAGCTGCGTTTTCTATTATTGTTCCGGCCTTATTTGCTTCAATGCCGATTTACATCTATTTCTCAACTTTGAATTAA
- a CDS encoding fumarate reductase/succinate dehydrogenase flavoprotein subunit, with protein sequence MILDSKIPAGSLAEKWTKHKFNMKLVNPANKRKYDVIVVGTGLAGASAAASLAELGYNVKAFCFQDSPRRAHSIAAQGGINAAKNYQNDGDSVYRLFYDTIKGGDYRSREANVHRLAEVSVNIIDQCVAQGVPFAREYGGLLANRSFGGAQVSRTFYARGQTGQQLLLGAYSALSRQVANGKVKLYPRTEMMDVVTIDGKARGIVTRNLITGAIESHSGHAVLLCTGGYGNVFFLSTNAMGSNVTAAWRAHKKGAYFANPCYTQIHPTCIPVSGDHQSKLTLMSESLRNDGRVWVPKTKELAEKLRKKEIMPKDIKDEDRDYYLERRYPSFGNLVPRDVASRNAKYVCDEGRGVNETGEAVFLDFRDAIIRDGEDLISAKYGNLFDMYQQITGENPYQTPMKIYPAVHYTMGGLWVDYHLMTSVPGLYALGEANFSDHGANRLGASALMQGLADGYFVIPYTVGDYLAGTAYEKVPTDHEEFKNAEKAVKDKIQKLLGIKGTKTVDDFHKRLGKIMWEYCGMARTTEGLEKAISMIQDLRKEFWNDVKVLGANEELNLSLEKAHRVADFLELGELMVRDALHRDESCGGHFREEYQTEEGEALRDDENFAYVAAWKHMGEGVAEELNKEELKFENVKLTQRSYK encoded by the coding sequence ATGATACTTGATTCTAAAATACCAGCAGGTTCATTAGCTGAAAAGTGGACGAAACATAAATTCAATATGAAATTGGTCAACCCGGCCAATAAGAGGAAGTACGATGTGATCGTGGTGGGAACAGGGTTGGCAGGTGCTTCTGCAGCTGCTTCATTGGCAGAGTTAGGATATAATGTGAAGGCTTTTTGTTTCCAGGACAGCCCACGTAGAGCCCACTCTATCGCTGCCCAAGGAGGGATCAACGCTGCCAAAAACTATCAGAATGACGGTGACTCTGTATACCGGTTGTTTTATGACACCATCAAAGGAGGGGACTACCGCTCCAGGGAAGCGAATGTACACCGTCTAGCAGAAGTATCCGTCAATATTATTGACCAATGTGTGGCGCAGGGTGTGCCTTTTGCCCGTGAATACGGTGGTTTGTTAGCCAATCGCTCCTTTGGCGGAGCACAGGTGTCCAGGACATTTTACGCACGGGGACAGACTGGACAGCAGTTGCTTTTGGGCGCTTACTCAGCGCTTAGTCGTCAAGTAGCCAATGGCAAGGTGAAGCTTTATCCACGAACAGAAATGATGGATGTGGTGACCATAGATGGCAAGGCCAGAGGTATCGTTACTCGAAACCTGATCACTGGGGCAATAGAATCACACAGTGGTCATGCTGTTTTGCTGTGTACCGGAGGATATGGAAACGTGTTCTTCCTCTCCACCAATGCTATGGGATCCAACGTGACCGCGGCATGGAGAGCACACAAGAAGGGGGCTTACTTTGCAAACCCTTGCTATACGCAGATTCACCCAACCTGTATCCCTGTATCGGGTGATCACCAGTCGAAGTTGACGCTGATGTCAGAGTCACTCCGAAACGATGGTAGGGTATGGGTACCTAAGACGAAAGAATTGGCAGAAAAACTTCGTAAGAAGGAAATCATGCCAAAAGACATAAAAGACGAAGACAGGGATTACTATTTGGAGAGAAGATATCCTTCTTTCGGTAATCTTGTTCCCCGTGACGTGGCATCCCGGAATGCCAAATACGTCTGTGACGAAGGTAGAGGAGTGAATGAAACCGGTGAAGCGGTTTTCTTGGACTTCCGTGACGCCATCATCCGTGATGGTGAAGACCTCATCAGTGCCAAGTATGGTAACCTGTTTGATATGTACCAACAGATTACAGGTGAAAATCCATACCAAACACCTATGAAAATATATCCTGCAGTTCACTATACTATGGGCGGACTTTGGGTAGATTACCATTTGATGACCTCAGTACCCGGGTTGTATGCCCTGGGAGAAGCCAATTTCTCCGATCACGGTGCCAACAGGCTCGGTGCATCAGCCTTGATGCAAGGATTGGCAGATGGTTATTTCGTGATTCCTTATACTGTAGGTGACTACCTCGCTGGTACGGCCTATGAGAAAGTGCCGACAGACCATGAGGAGTTTAAAAACGCCGAAAAAGCAGTTAAGGATAAAATTCAAAAACTGCTTGGTATAAAAGGAACCAAGACCGTTGATGATTTTCACAAACGCCTGGGCAAGATCATGTGGGAATACTGCGGAATGGCCAGAACAACAGAAGGTTTGGAAAAAGCTATCAGCATGATCCAAGACTTGAGAAAAGAATTCTGGAATGATGTAAAAGTTTTGGGAGCCAATGAAGAACTGAACCTTTCCCTGGAGAAAGCCCATAGAGTGGCAGATTTCCTGGAATTGGGTGAGCTAATGGTAAGGGATGCACTGCACAGGGATGAATCCTGCGGTGGTCACTTCAGAGAAGAATATCAGACAGAAGAAGGCGAAGCCCTTCGCGATGACGAAAACTTTGCTTACGTGGCTGCTTGGAAGCACATGGGAGAAGGAGTAGCGGAAGAGCTCAATAAAGAAGAGCTTAAGTTTGAAAACGTGAAGTTGACCCAGCGTAGCTACAAGTAA
- a CDS encoding succinate dehydrogenase/fumarate reductase iron-sulfur subunit codes for MNLTLKVWRQQNSSDKGGFKNYTLTGISEDMSFLEMLDVLNEELSEKGEDPVHFDHDCREGICGMCSLYINGKPHGPQQTTTCQLHMRSFKDGDTIVIEPWRAAAFPVVKDLVVDRGSFDRIIQAGGYVSVNTGGVPDANEIPIPKKIADEAFDAATCIGCGACVAACKNASAMLFTSAKISQLAMLPQGKVERKERAEKMVAQMDAEGFGACTNTGACSAECPKGISLTNIARMNREYFSASASSENV; via the coding sequence ATGAACTTAACACTTAAAGTTTGGCGACAACAAAACAGTTCTGACAAGGGCGGTTTTAAAAATTATACACTGACAGGGATTTCTGAAGACATGTCTTTTTTGGAAATGCTGGACGTATTGAACGAAGAGCTTTCAGAAAAGGGCGAGGATCCCGTGCACTTTGACCATGACTGTAGGGAAGGTATTTGCGGAATGTGCTCCCTGTACATAAACGGCAAGCCTCATGGCCCTCAACAGACCACCACTTGTCAGCTGCATATGAGGTCTTTTAAAGATGGTGATACCATCGTAATCGAGCCTTGGAGAGCGGCGGCTTTCCCTGTAGTAAAAGACTTGGTAGTGGACAGAGGTTCCTTTGACCGCATCATCCAGGCAGGCGGATATGTATCTGTCAACACGGGCGGTGTCCCGGATGCCAACGAAATCCCTATTCCGAAGAAGATTGCCGATGAAGCCTTTGACGCGGCCACTTGTATCGGATGTGGCGCATGTGTCGCTGCATGTAAAAATGCTTCTGCGATGCTCTTTACCTCTGCTAAAATATCCCAATTGGCCATGTTGCCACAGGGAAAAGTGGAACGCAAAGAAAGGGCCGAGAAAATGGTCGCTCAGATGGATGCCGAAGGGTTTGGCGCTTGTACCAATACAGGAGCCTGCTCAGCGGAATGTCCAAAAGGAATTAGTTTGACGAATATCGCTCGGATGAACAGGGAATATTTCTCTGCGTCAGCTAGCAGTGAAAACGTATAG
- a CDS encoding sodium:solute symporter family protein, producing MEIIDILIFVIYMIVMLGVGVYFMRKNEGNDDYYVGGRNMGAWHIGLSVVATDVGGGFSIGLGGLGFAMGLSGSWMLFTGLLGAWLAAVFLIPKVKSNPAFAKFYTFPQIFQYLFNRKVGIVAGIICFVGYLGFTSSQLLAGAKLASGTFEGLDLQMALLVMGVIAVVYTVMGGLKAVIYTDTIQWIILLLGFIFIGLPIAYFHVGGWSEISKTLPSEYFSLTNLTWQDFANWGITILPIWFVGMTLYQRIFASRDVRTAKKAWYIAGVFEWPIMAFMGVSLGVLAKVAFEQGLIAEATEALDPEMGLPILLSHVLPAGIMGLMMSAYFSAVLSTADSCLMAASGNLTTDLFGKWLSRQPEEKSVRFSQLFTLLIGMVALLIAMQMTNVLELMLYSYAFMVSGLLVPILAGLFWNRRNPRAAMASMVLGGGVTAGLAFSGLSLPLDLDANLFGLLASLAVFLLVDNLPKMKQGKISEN from the coding sequence ATGGAAATAATAGACATCCTGATTTTTGTCATTTACATGATTGTCATGCTTGGGGTAGGCGTCTACTTCATGCGTAAAAATGAGGGAAATGATGATTATTATGTGGGTGGTCGGAATATGGGAGCTTGGCATATTGGGCTGTCGGTGGTGGCTACGGATGTAGGAGGAGGCTTTTCTATAGGATTGGGAGGATTGGGATTTGCGATGGGACTGTCCGGTAGTTGGATGCTTTTTACGGGGCTTTTGGGAGCTTGGTTAGCGGCAGTATTTCTCATTCCTAAGGTAAAGTCGAATCCTGCGTTTGCTAAGTTCTACACTTTTCCACAGATTTTCCAATATTTATTCAATAGAAAGGTAGGGATAGTGGCTGGCATCATTTGTTTTGTGGGCTATTTAGGCTTTACTTCTTCCCAGTTATTGGCAGGTGCCAAATTGGCTTCTGGCACTTTCGAAGGCCTTGACCTTCAGATGGCTTTGCTGGTGATGGGGGTAATAGCAGTGGTGTATACGGTAATGGGAGGGTTGAAGGCCGTGATTTATACAGATACCATCCAGTGGATCATTTTGTTATTGGGATTTATCTTTATCGGTTTACCGATCGCCTATTTTCATGTGGGAGGATGGTCTGAAATCAGCAAAACCTTACCTAGTGAATATTTCAGTTTGACCAACCTCACATGGCAGGATTTTGCCAATTGGGGCATTACGATTTTACCGATTTGGTTTGTGGGAATGACCCTCTACCAACGGATATTTGCCAGTCGGGATGTCAGGACAGCAAAAAAAGCCTGGTATATCGCTGGGGTATTTGAATGGCCAATCATGGCATTCATGGGTGTTTCTTTGGGCGTTTTGGCCAAAGTGGCCTTTGAACAGGGCTTAATTGCTGAAGCTACTGAAGCACTGGACCCAGAAATGGGGTTGCCCATACTTCTTAGCCATGTACTTCCTGCCGGGATCATGGGATTGATGATGTCGGCATATTTCTCAGCTGTACTTTCCACGGCTGATTCATGCTTGATGGCGGCCTCGGGAAACCTTACCACTGACCTGTTCGGAAAATGGCTTAGCCGGCAACCTGAAGAAAAATCGGTTCGCTTTAGCCAATTGTTTACCTTGCTGATTGGTATGGTAGCGCTATTGATTGCAATGCAGATGACCAACGTTTTGGAACTTATGCTGTATTCTTATGCTTTTATGGTTTCAGGACTATTGGTTCCGATCCTGGCGGGTTTGTTTTGGAACAGGCGAAATCCAAGAGCGGCAATGGCTTCCATGGTCCTGGGAGGAGGGGTGACTGCTGGGCTGGCTTTTAGTGGGTTATCACTTCCTTTAGACCTTGACGCTAATTTGTTTGGGCTTTTGGCATCTTTAGCAGTGTTTTTGCTAGTGGATAATTTACCAAAAATGAAGCAAGGAAAAATTAGTGAAAATTAA
- a CDS encoding GNAT family N-acetyltransferase — MKIESLSTIDNATYLQKKEIADFLFEHLDEYGDPHGYIMNCLDYALDQAVDKGGFVVMGREKGEIVGALVVNKTGMAGYIPENILVYIAVNANQRGKGLGKKLMETAINMTTGDIALHVEPDNPAKGLYEKLGFTNKYLEMRLTK; from the coding sequence ATGAAAATTGAATCACTTTCTACGATAGATAACGCCACTTATTTACAAAAAAAAGAAATTGCTGATTTTCTTTTTGAGCACTTGGACGAATATGGCGATCCTCATGGTTACATCATGAATTGCTTGGATTATGCGCTGGATCAAGCGGTGGATAAAGGAGGTTTTGTGGTTATGGGACGTGAAAAAGGCGAAATTGTAGGGGCCTTAGTGGTAAATAAGACCGGGATGGCTGGCTATATTCCAGAAAATATACTAGTTTATATTGCTGTTAATGCCAACCAGCGAGGAAAAGGACTGGGGAAAAAACTGATGGAAACTGCCATAAACATGACCACTGGGGACATTGCCCTGCACGTGGAACCAGACAACCCAGCAAAAGGATTATACGAAAAATTAGGCTTCACGAACAAATACTTGGAAATGAGGTTGACAAAATAA